In the genome of Chelonia mydas isolate rCheMyd1 chromosome 26, rCheMyd1.pri.v2, whole genome shotgun sequence, one region contains:
- the LOC114021852 gene encoding prosaposin, translating into MTAVILLVSLLAGAAALALPGEPPECLQGPEFWCRDMATAIQCSQLQFCLEYDWDELPEGADERQPLVRCFVCKKVISKLKRMVSNTHNMSSVAMAIKKICSTIIPGWAGKCHRVVDKYVQPIEDGLGKNEEPGKICTSISMCKSPGHPGWQDPGLHRAPAAESLVDASGP; encoded by the exons ATGACCGCAGTGATACTGCTCGTCTCCCTGCTTGCAGGGGCAGCTg ccctggccctgccgGGGGAACCCCCTGAGTGCCTGCAGGGCCCTGAGTTTTGGTGCCGGGACATGGCCACAGCAATCCAGTGCAGCCAGCTGCAGTTTTGCCTGGAGTACGACTGGGACgagctgcccgag GGCGCTGACGAACGGCAACCCCTGGTGAGGTGCTTCGTGTGCAAAAAGGTCATCAGCAAGCTGAAGAGAATGGTGTCCAACACGCACAACATG AGCAGCGTGGCAATGGCCATAAAGAAGATCTGCTCCACCATCATCCCCGGCTGGGCAGGCAAGTGCCACCGGGTGGTGGATAAGTACGTGCAGCCCATCGAGGACGGGCTGGGCAAGAACGAGGAGCCCGGCAAAATCTGCACCTCCATCAGCATGTGCAAGAGCCCGGGCCACccag GGTGGCAGGATCCTGGCCTGCACCGGGCCCCGGCTGCAGAGAGCCTGGTGGATGCCTCGGGACCGTGA
- the LOC114021849 gene encoding prosaposin isoform X3, with product MAPLLLLFWLGSALCARELVPKQCLLGPEFWCRDPGTAAQCGRQHDCKLLEQHMPQQGWHIQEQTLSPKCTICTLILKKLKSMVGDDPDEDSITKAEEKLCRAVGWSLRRLCRSVMKKFKSKIVEALQDGLEPKEICTSLRMCRASPPTQVQRLRLDLPRQAAAGSEGAPGPAHHLSGRRCLPAAGGANPRRAQLWHQHLGMAMRPGLVHPHPEWAAPPLAQGMASTAPPQLRQRPPACDG from the exons ATggcccctctcctcctgctcttcTGGCTGGGCTCAG CCCTCTGTGCGCGGGAGCTGGTCCCCAAGCAAtgcctgctgggccctgagtTTTGGTGCAGGGATCCGGGCACAGCAGCTCAGTGTGGACGGCAGCATGACTGCAAGCTCCTGGAGCAGCACATGCCCCAG cagggctggcacATCCAGGAGCAGACCCTTTCCCCCAAGTGCACCATCTGCACCCTCATCCTGAAGAAGCTGAAGTCTATGGTCGGCGACGACCCCGACGAG GACTCCATCACCAAGGCCGAGGAGAagctgtgcagggctgtgggctGGAGTCTGCGGCGCCTCTGCCGCTCTGTGATGAAGAAGTTCAAGTCCAAGATCGTGGAGGCGCTGCAGGACGGGCTGGAGCCCAAGGAGATCTGTACCAGCCTGAGGATGTGCCGGGCGTCCCCACCCACCCAAG TGCAAAGACTTCGTCTCGACCTACCACGCCAGGCTGCTGCGGGTTCTGAGGGTGCCCCAGGACCCGCTCACCACCTGTCGG GACGCAGATGCCTGCcagctgctggaggagccaaccCGAGAAGAGCCCAGCTCTGGCACCAACACCTGGGCATGGCCATGAG gcCTGGACTCGTGCACCCACATCCAGAGTGGGCAGCTCCCCCGCTGGCTCAGGGCATGgcctccactgctcccccccagctccgaCAGCGCCCCCCGGCGTGTGACGGCTAG
- the LOC114021849 gene encoding pulmonary surfactant-associated protein B isoform X2, protein MAPLLLLFWLGSALCARELVPKQCLLGPEFWCRDPGTAAQCGRQHDCKLLEQHMPQGWHIQEQTLSPKCTICTLILKKLKSMVGDDPDEDSITKAEEKLCRAVGWSLRRLCRSVMKKFKSKIVEALQDGLEPKEICTSLRMCRASPPTQGGLVPPRDACDFCLTLTSLAQPDLRHMRPGWDLGDVLNGTCKRHFGASPRCKDFVSTYHARLLRVLRVPQDPLTTCRDADACQLLEEPTREEPSSGTNTWAWP, encoded by the exons ATggcccctctcctcctgctcttcTGGCTGGGCTCAG CCCTCTGTGCGCGGGAGCTGGTCCCCAAGCAAtgcctgctgggccctgagtTTTGGTGCAGGGATCCGGGCACAGCAGCTCAGTGTGGACGGCAGCATGACTGCAAGCTCCTGGAGCAGCACATGCCCCAG ggctggcacATCCAGGAGCAGACCCTTTCCCCCAAGTGCACCATCTGCACCCTCATCCTGAAGAAGCTGAAGTCTATGGTCGGCGACGACCCCGACGAG GACTCCATCACCAAGGCCGAGGAGAagctgtgcagggctgtgggctGGAGTCTGCGGCGCCTCTGCCGCTCTGTGATGAAGAAGTTCAAGTCCAAGATCGTGGAGGCGCTGCAGGACGGGCTGGAGCCCAAGGAGATCTGTACCAGCCTGAGGATGTGCCGGGCGTCCCCACCCACCCAAG GCGGCCTGGTGCCCCCCAGAGATGCCTGTGACTTCTGCCTGACCCTCACCAGCCTGGCCCAGCCTGACCTGCGGCACATGAGGCCTGGCTGGGACCTTGGAGACGTCCTGAATGGCACATGCAAGCGGCACTTCGGGGCTTCCCCCAGG TGCAAAGACTTCGTCTCGACCTACCACGCCAGGCTGCTGCGGGTTCTGAGGGTGCCCCAGGACCCGCTCACCACCTGTCGG GACGCAGATGCCTGCcagctgctggaggagccaaccCGAGAAGAGCCCAGCTCTGGCACCAACACCTGGGCATGGCCATGA
- the LOC114021849 gene encoding pulmonary surfactant-associated protein B isoform X1: MAPLLLLFWLGSALCARELVPKQCLLGPEFWCRDPGTAAQCGRQHDCKLLEQHMPQQGWHIQEQTLSPKCTICTLILKKLKSMVGDDPDEDSITKAEEKLCRAVGWSLRRLCRSVMKKFKSKIVEALQDGLEPKEICTSLRMCRASPPTQGGLVPPRDACDFCLTLTSLAQPDLRHMRPGWDLGDVLNGTCKRHFGASPRCKDFVSTYHARLLRVLRVPQDPLTTCRDADACQLLEEPTREEPSSGTNTWAWP, encoded by the exons ATggcccctctcctcctgctcttcTGGCTGGGCTCAG CCCTCTGTGCGCGGGAGCTGGTCCCCAAGCAAtgcctgctgggccctgagtTTTGGTGCAGGGATCCGGGCACAGCAGCTCAGTGTGGACGGCAGCATGACTGCAAGCTCCTGGAGCAGCACATGCCCCAG cagggctggcacATCCAGGAGCAGACCCTTTCCCCCAAGTGCACCATCTGCACCCTCATCCTGAAGAAGCTGAAGTCTATGGTCGGCGACGACCCCGACGAG GACTCCATCACCAAGGCCGAGGAGAagctgtgcagggctgtgggctGGAGTCTGCGGCGCCTCTGCCGCTCTGTGATGAAGAAGTTCAAGTCCAAGATCGTGGAGGCGCTGCAGGACGGGCTGGAGCCCAAGGAGATCTGTACCAGCCTGAGGATGTGCCGGGCGTCCCCACCCACCCAAG GCGGCCTGGTGCCCCCCAGAGATGCCTGTGACTTCTGCCTGACCCTCACCAGCCTGGCCCAGCCTGACCTGCGGCACATGAGGCCTGGCTGGGACCTTGGAGACGTCCTGAATGGCACATGCAAGCGGCACTTCGGGGCTTCCCCCAGG TGCAAAGACTTCGTCTCGACCTACCACGCCAGGCTGCTGCGGGTTCTGAGGGTGCCCCAGGACCCGCTCACCACCTGTCGG GACGCAGATGCCTGCcagctgctggaggagccaaccCGAGAAGAGCCCAGCTCTGGCACCAACACCTGGGCATGGCCATGA